The Pseudodesulfovibrio sp. zrk46 genome contains a region encoding:
- a CDS encoding AzlD domain-containing protein: MVDMMKYWPMVLGIGIGTFIIRYSFILIIDRVTLSDEVRRMLRFIPASVLSALMVPAVLLHKNGVTTFAGWERVLAALVAIGVAWKTRNIMATIASGMVALWGFQALM; the protein is encoded by the coding sequence ATGGTTGATATGATGAAGTACTGGCCAATGGTCTTGGGTATCGGCATCGGCACGTTTATCATCCGGTATTCGTTCATCCTGATTATCGATCGAGTGACCCTTTCGGATGAGGTGCGCAGAATGCTTCGCTTCATTCCCGCTTCCGTGTTGTCCGCCCTGATGGTGCCCGCAGTATTGCTGCACAAGAACGGCGTCACAACCTTTGCCGGATGGGAGCGGGTGCTGGCCGCGCTGGTGGCAATAGGCGTGGCATGGAAGACCCGTAACATCATGGCGACCATCGCCAGCGGTATGGTTGCTTTGTGGGGATTTCAGGCATTGATGTAG
- a CDS encoding Lrp/AsnC family transcriptional regulator, whose product MAIQFTETEEKILALAGKDLPDTEQPFKTIADEVGVDEQDVIDLLADLKERKIIRRFGATLRHQKAGYGHNAMVAWRVPQERSDEIGEIFSARPEISHCYIRRTYPEWTYNFYTMIHGERPGHTDEVVAELEEVTGIDDNCTLRSLKELKKTSMVYFK is encoded by the coding sequence ATGGCAATACAATTCACCGAGACCGAAGAGAAGATTCTGGCCCTGGCGGGCAAAGACCTGCCGGATACCGAACAGCCGTTCAAGACCATCGCAGACGAGGTGGGCGTAGACGAGCAGGATGTTATTGACCTGCTGGCCGACCTCAAGGAGCGCAAGATCATCCGCCGCTTCGGCGCGACCCTGCGTCACCAGAAGGCGGGCTACGGTCATAACGCAATGGTGGCATGGCGCGTCCCCCAGGAGCGTAGCGACGAAATAGGCGAAATTTTCTCGGCTCGCCCTGAGATTTCCCACTGCTACATCCGCCGCACGTATCCGGAGTGGACCTACAACTTCTACACCATGATCCACGGCGAACGTCCCGGTCACACCGACGAGGTTGTTGCCGAGCTGGAAGAAGTGACGGGCATTGATGACAACTGTACGCTCCGCTCCCTGAAAGAGCTCAAGAAGACCTCCATGGTCTACTTCAAATAA
- the cbiE gene encoding precorrin-6y C5,15-methyltransferase (decarboxylating) subunit CbiE codes for MEPVKVIGLAPGTLEITRVARVALAEADLVVGGRRLLDACPVESFKAGAEQLPISGPLPPIMDAIRDRAVLGGKVVVLADGDPLFFGIGKRLGEELGVENLLVEPNVSTMQVASARLGLPWQEMDFVSLHGREDYSPLYAALVRADLIAVFTDATNTPAEVARALLERGADCFSMTVLEDLGTEREKVRLIPLPDTWGMDFAPLNLVILERLYPPEIELTLGIHDHFYLHQKNLITKLPVRAAGLAFLNVQPDSTVWDLGAGSGAVSIEASHLARRGRVFAVERHKTRAAMIRENIRRTGAWLVDTILGETPDCLEELPDPDRIFIGGGLGGEANQESALLKVACDRLKPRGRIVVHTILLDSLHLAKDYFKKLGWHFGVTQLQASATDSLAGDLRFKAQNPVFILWAEKP; via the coding sequence ATGGAACCCGTTAAAGTCATAGGGCTGGCGCCCGGAACCCTGGAAATCACACGCGTTGCGCGCGTCGCTCTGGCCGAGGCTGACCTCGTGGTGGGCGGCAGACGCCTGCTGGACGCGTGTCCGGTAGAATCGTTCAAAGCCGGGGCAGAGCAGTTGCCCATTAGTGGTCCGTTGCCACCGATCATGGATGCCATCCGTGACCGCGCTGTTCTGGGTGGCAAGGTGGTGGTGCTGGCTGACGGTGATCCCCTCTTTTTCGGCATCGGCAAGCGTCTCGGTGAAGAACTGGGCGTGGAGAATCTGCTGGTGGAGCCCAACGTGTCCACCATGCAGGTGGCCTCGGCTCGGCTTGGCCTGCCGTGGCAGGAGATGGATTTCGTCTCCCTGCACGGTCGCGAGGACTACTCGCCGCTCTATGCCGCGCTGGTGCGGGCCGATCTCATCGCGGTGTTCACGGATGCTACCAACACCCCGGCAGAAGTGGCGCGCGCCCTGCTGGAACGTGGTGCAGACTGCTTCTCCATGACCGTGCTGGAAGACTTGGGCACAGAGCGCGAGAAGGTCCGGCTGATCCCTCTGCCCGACACATGGGGTATGGACTTTGCGCCTCTGAACCTTGTGATTCTGGAGCGGCTCTATCCGCCTGAGATCGAGTTGACGTTGGGCATCCACGACCATTTCTATCTGCATCAGAAGAACCTGATCACCAAGCTGCCGGTGCGTGCTGCCGGGCTTGCCTTCCTGAATGTGCAGCCGGACTCCACTGTCTGGGACCTTGGCGCCGGGAGCGGTGCCGTCTCCATTGAGGCATCCCATCTCGCCCGTCGTGGCCGGGTGTTTGCCGTGGAGCGTCACAAGACGCGCGCGGCCATGATTCGCGAGAATATCCGTCGTACCGGCGCATGGCTGGTGGATACCATCCTTGGTGAAACGCCGGATTGTCTGGAAGAGTTGCCTGATCCGGACCGCATCTTCATTGGCGGCGGACTGGGTGGAGAGGCCAATCAGGAGAGCGCGTTACTCAAGGTGGCGTGCGATCGCCTGAAACCTCGGGGCCGCATTGTGGTGCACACCATTCTTCTCGATTCCCTGCATCTGGCCAAAGATTATTTCAAGAAGCTCGGCTGGCACTTCGGCGTGACCCAACTGCAGGCTTCCGCCACGGATTCACTGGCCGGCGACCTGCGCTTCAAGGCACAAAATCCGGTTTTTATCCTCTGGGCAGAGAAGCCTTAG
- the fsa gene encoding fructose-6-phosphate aldolase — protein MQFFLDTANLDEMREVKELGLLDGVTTNPTLMSREGGDWREQAALICELVDGPVSLEVIGTTREEMIKEAKDLASFGDNVVVKIPMIAEGLKALKELHEREIKTNVTLVFSPGQALLAAKLGATYVSPFVGRLDALTHNGIEGVDQMRTMFDNYDYKTKILVASVRHPMHVLDSALIGADVITLPYSTITQLMKHPLTDNGLAAFLADWEAFQK, from the coding sequence ATGCAGTTTTTTCTGGATACCGCCAACCTCGATGAAATGCGTGAAGTAAAGGAACTCGGCCTGCTCGACGGCGTCACCACCAACCCCACATTGATGTCCCGCGAAGGCGGCGACTGGCGCGAACAGGCTGCCCTGATCTGCGAACTGGTGGACGGCCCGGTCTCGCTGGAAGTCATCGGCACCACCCGTGAAGAGATGATCAAGGAGGCCAAGGACCTCGCTTCCTTTGGCGATAATGTCGTCGTCAAAATCCCCATGATCGCGGAAGGCCTCAAGGCGCTCAAGGAACTCCATGAGCGAGAGATCAAGACCAACGTCACGCTGGTGTTTTCCCCGGGGCAGGCTCTGCTGGCAGCCAAGCTCGGCGCCACCTACGTCTCGCCCTTTGTCGGTCGCCTCGACGCCCTGACCCACAACGGCATCGAAGGCGTGGACCAGATGCGCACCATGTTCGACAACTACGACTATAAAACAAAAATCCTCGTGGCCTCGGTACGCCACCCCATGCATGTGCTCGACTCCGCCCTCATCGGCGCGGACGTCATCACCCTTCCCTACAGCACCATCACCCAGCTCATGAAGCACCCCCTGACCGACAATGGTCTGGCCGCCTTCCTCGCCGACTGGGAAGCCTTCCAGAAATAG
- the cbiD gene encoding cobalt-precorrin-5B (C(1))-methyltransferase CbiD → MTKELRTGRTTGSCATAAAMAGTLFLLTGETPATIETPRPPGGTLTVPIDRYEPTDIGVRVTVIKDGGDDPDATHGHDIQAVVSFKEATTGDLAISLDGGRGVGRATLPGLPIDVGQAAINPDPRKQIEGGVRQAAGNVSGTLTIIIEVPNGEEIAKKTLNPRLGILGGISILGTQGIVKPYSHASWKATIAEGLDVLKAQGEDHAVFTTGRRSERLYLEDYPGTPELALIQAADFFEFSMQAAADRGFSRVTWSLFFGKLVKQAQRLPYTHARTHPVDFAQLADWCGEASCSMLHRQQILDANTARQVLGLLENDPDRPKLINLLIKHAKQAAENFSGGQCVVDYAVYDFDGSRLDERP, encoded by the coding sequence ATGACCAAGGAACTCCGCACCGGTCGCACCACCGGAAGTTGCGCCACGGCAGCCGCCATGGCAGGCACTCTTTTTTTGCTCACAGGAGAAACGCCCGCCACTATCGAGACCCCACGGCCTCCCGGCGGAACGTTGACCGTGCCCATCGACCGCTATGAGCCCACCGACATCGGTGTGCGCGTCACAGTCATCAAGGACGGCGGCGATGACCCGGACGCCACCCATGGGCACGATATTCAGGCAGTCGTCTCCTTCAAGGAGGCAACCACTGGCGACCTCGCCATCTCACTGGACGGCGGACGCGGTGTCGGGCGCGCCACCCTGCCCGGCCTGCCCATTGACGTGGGACAGGCAGCCATCAACCCTGATCCGCGCAAGCAGATCGAGGGCGGCGTACGACAGGCAGCCGGCAACGTTTCCGGCACCCTCACCATCATCATTGAAGTGCCCAATGGAGAAGAGATCGCCAAGAAGACCTTGAATCCACGCCTCGGCATATTGGGAGGGATATCCATCCTCGGCACACAGGGGATCGTTAAGCCGTATTCCCACGCCTCTTGGAAGGCGACCATTGCCGAGGGACTGGATGTACTCAAGGCACAAGGCGAGGACCACGCCGTATTCACCACGGGCCGCCGCTCGGAGCGTCTTTATCTGGAGGATTATCCCGGCACCCCGGAACTGGCCCTGATTCAGGCCGCCGACTTTTTCGAATTTTCCATGCAGGCCGCTGCCGATCGCGGATTCAGTCGGGTCACCTGGTCCCTGTTTTTCGGCAAGCTGGTCAAGCAGGCCCAGCGCCTACCCTACACCCACGCCAGAACGCACCCCGTGGATTTCGCCCAGTTGGCCGACTGGTGCGGCGAGGCGAGCTGTTCCATGCTCCATCGTCAGCAGATATTGGATGCCAACACAGCCAGGCAGGTACTCGGATTACTCGAAAACGATCCCGACCGCCCCAAGCTCATCAACCTGCTCATCAAGCACGCCAAACAGGCCGCCGAGAATTTCTCAGGCGGCCAGTGCGTCGTTGATTATGCGGTCTACGATTTCGATGGATCGCGCTTGGATGAACGGCCCTAA
- a CDS encoding NAD(P)H-dependent glycerol-3-phosphate dehydrogenase has product MKITVLGGGAWGTTLADMLARNNVETVLWARSPEQAADIRDNRENTTYLPGVPLSDKLGAESDPATALKGADYILLAVPSQRIRATLTAFRDMLPDQPVIICASKGIELDSLLPMSKVVAEALEGKRPRYAMLSGPSFAAEVCRDMPTSVSLGCDDHELGRELQSALSTPAFRVYFTPDVRGVELGGAVKNVIAIGAGISDGLGFGHDARAALITRGLAEISRLGMAMGGQSRTFMGLSGMGDLVLTCTGDLSRNRQVGLKLGKGQKLDDIINEMNAVAEGVKTTRSLYNLSQKLKVELPITEQVYSILYEGKDAAQAVKDLLARDLTDE; this is encoded by the coding sequence ATGAAAATTACCGTACTCGGCGGCGGTGCCTGGGGTACCACGCTGGCAGACATGCTGGCGCGCAACAACGTGGAGACCGTGCTCTGGGCACGAAGCCCAGAACAGGCAGCGGATATTCGCGACAACCGCGAGAACACCACCTATCTGCCCGGTGTCCCGCTATCCGACAAACTCGGCGCAGAGTCCGACCCGGCCACCGCCCTCAAAGGGGCTGACTACATTCTGCTGGCCGTACCCAGCCAACGCATTCGCGCCACCCTGACCGCCTTCCGCGACATGCTGCCCGACCAACCAGTCATCATCTGCGCGTCCAAGGGCATCGAGCTGGATTCCCTGCTGCCCATGAGCAAGGTGGTGGCAGAAGCGCTGGAAGGCAAACGCCCCCGCTACGCCATGCTGTCCGGCCCCTCCTTTGCCGCAGAAGTCTGCCGCGACATGCCCACCTCGGTCTCGCTGGGCTGTGACGACCACGAACTGGGGCGCGAACTCCAGTCAGCCCTGTCCACCCCGGCCTTCCGCGTCTACTTCACGCCGGATGTGCGCGGCGTGGAACTGGGCGGCGCGGTCAAGAACGTCATCGCCATCGGCGCGGGCATCTCGGACGGTCTCGGCTTCGGGCACGACGCCCGTGCCGCGCTGATCACCCGCGGTTTGGCAGAAATCAGCCGCCTCGGCATGGCCATGGGCGGACAGTCCCGCACCTTCATGGGCTTGTCCGGCATGGGCGATCTGGTCCTGACCTGCACCGGCGACCTCTCCCGCAACAGACAGGTTGGCCTCAAACTGGGCAAGGGGCAGAAGCTGGATGACATCATCAATGAGATGAACGCGGTGGCCGAGGGCGTGAAGACCACCCGCTCGCTTTATAATCTTTCGCAAAAACTCAAAGTCGAGTTGCCCATAACCGAGCAGGTCTATAGTATCTTGTATGAAGGCAAAGACGCAGCACAAGCCGTGAAAGACCTCCTTGCCCGCGACCTGACCGACGAATAA
- the hemL gene encoding glutamate-1-semialdehyde 2,1-aminomutase, which yields MDSKSLYAKAQTLMPGGVNSPLRACRYVNAEPVFIENAKGAYIYDVDGRQYVDYVFSWGPQILGHQDAAVSEAAHKAIDLGSSYGAPCYGEIALAEEINKMIPSMDMMRMVSSGTEATMSALRLARGYTGRKKFVKFIGNYHGHADAFLAAAGSAAATVPGTPGVPEEVTQHTLLAQYNDLEAVKTHFEESGDDIACIIVEPAAGNMGLVLPAEGFLQGLRDLCDKYGAVLIFDEVITGFRLAPGGAQERFGITPDLTTLGKIIGGGFPVGCYGGKREIMEHMAPVGGVFQAGTLSGNPVAMAAGLATLKRLQESDYAALEARTKELAEGLTAIMKEKGKSVFLNQIASAFTMYFSETPVTNMIESGKCDADAYATYWQQMLAQGVYLAPAGFECAFTCFAHTDEDFEKTLEAARKVQF from the coding sequence ATGGACTCCAAATCGCTCTACGCCAAGGCCCAGACCCTGATGCCGGGCGGCGTGAACTCGCCCCTGCGCGCCTGCCGCTACGTCAACGCCGAGCCCGTTTTCATTGAGAACGCCAAGGGCGCTTACATCTATGATGTAGATGGCCGCCAGTACGTGGACTATGTTTTTTCCTGGGGCCCGCAGATCCTCGGCCATCAGGACGCAGCTGTTTCCGAAGCCGCGCACAAGGCCATTGATCTTGGCTCCTCCTACGGCGCTCCCTGCTACGGCGAGATCGCTCTGGCCGAAGAGATCAACAAGATGATCCCCTCCATGGATATGATGCGCATGGTCTCCTCCGGTACCGAGGCCACCATGTCTGCCCTGCGTCTTGCCCGTGGTTACACCGGCCGTAAGAAGTTCGTGAAGTTCATCGGCAACTACCACGGCCACGCTGACGCCTTCCTGGCCGCAGCCGGTTCTGCTGCCGCCACCGTGCCCGGTACCCCCGGCGTGCCCGAGGAAGTGACCCAGCACACCCTGCTGGCTCAGTACAATGACCTCGAAGCCGTCAAGACGCACTTCGAAGAGAGCGGCGACGACATCGCCTGCATCATCGTGGAGCCTGCTGCCGGTAACATGGGCCTCGTTCTGCCTGCCGAGGGTTTCCTGCAGGGCCTGCGCGACCTGTGCGACAAGTACGGCGCAGTACTGATTTTCGACGAAGTCATCACCGGCTTCCGCCTCGCCCCCGGTGGCGCTCAGGAACGCTTCGGCATCACCCCGGACCTGACCACCCTCGGCAAGATCATCGGCGGCGGTTTCCCGGTGGGCTGCTACGGCGGCAAGCGCGAGATCATGGAGCACATGGCTCCTGTCGGCGGCGTGTTCCAGGCCGGAACCCTGTCCGGCAACCCCGTGGCCATGGCCGCAGGTCTCGCCACCCTCAAGCGTCTTCAGGAGAGCGACTATGCTGCCCTTGAAGCCCGCACCAAGGAACTGGCCGAGGGCCTGACTGCCATCATGAAGGAAAAGGGCAAGTCCGTGTTCCTGAACCAGATCGCCTCTGCCTTCACCATGTACTTCTCCGAGACTCCGGTCACCAACATGATCGAGTCCGGCAAGTGCGATGCAGACGCATACGCCACCTACTGGCAGCAGATGCTGGCTCAGGGCGTGTACCTGGCTCCCGCCGGTTTCGAGTGCGCGTTCACCTGCTTCGCCCACACCGACGAAGATTTCGAGAAGACTCTGGAAGCCGCACGCAAGGTGCAGTTCTAG
- a CDS encoding AzlC family ABC transporter permease, whose amino-acid sequence MSNPVSHCLAGAKAASPLLVGVIPFGLICGAICVSVGMPEWGASAMSVIVFAGASQLVAVQLMAEHASLAVVILTALVINARHFMYSASIAPHFEGISPLRKVFYSYLLTDQAYAISFARFNEADGGVVNKGSYYVGAALTMWGGFNLSTLIGAYTGAVIPPEWDLDFAIPLTFAALVIPAVKDRPALLAAVVAGVISVAASPLPFNLGLMTAAVAGIATGYISERRLSNG is encoded by the coding sequence ATGTCCAATCCCGTGTCTCATTGTCTCGCCGGGGCGAAAGCCGCCAGCCCGCTTCTGGTCGGAGTAATACCGTTCGGTCTCATCTGCGGAGCGATTTGCGTCAGCGTGGGCATGCCCGAGTGGGGCGCGTCTGCCATGTCGGTCATTGTTTTTGCCGGGGCTTCACAGCTGGTGGCCGTGCAGCTCATGGCAGAGCATGCGTCACTGGCAGTCGTCATATTGACCGCGCTGGTCATCAACGCCCGTCATTTCATGTATTCCGCATCCATTGCCCCCCATTTCGAAGGAATCTCACCGCTTCGCAAGGTCTTCTATTCCTATCTGCTGACGGATCAGGCCTATGCAATTTCCTTTGCCCGCTTCAATGAGGCTGACGGCGGCGTCGTGAACAAGGGGAGTTATTACGTGGGTGCGGCCTTGACTATGTGGGGCGGTTTCAATCTCTCCACCCTGATAGGTGCGTATACTGGCGCAGTGATCCCGCCTGAATGGGATTTGGATTTCGCCATTCCCCTGACCTTTGCCGCGCTCGTCATCCCGGCCGTCAAAGACCGTCCCGCTCTGCTGGCCGCAGTGGTTGCCGGTGTCATTTCGGTGGCAGCCAGCCCGCTTCCCTTTAATCTGGGTCTGATGACCGCTGCAGTGGCAGGCATTGCCACAGGCTATATCTCTGAAAGGAGGCTTTCCAATGGTTGA
- a CDS encoding PLP-dependent aminotransferase family protein, translating to MAIADAIEEDIKHGRLKQGAKMPTHRDLADALGVTVGTVTRGYAEAARRGLLRGETGRGTFVGRTFQQQLICHHENLKRGVVDMKVTLPFEPLSPDLGKTLREIADDPASQRLLEYYPSVGRLVDREAGAEWLRRYNLDILPDNICLTVGGQNSLTVALTAMFRPGDTIAVERLTYPLIKTLAHRFHLKLVTVEQDELGMIPESLEEVCRTQTVRGIYVMPTCQNPTTARMPEYRRHEIADTARRYDLTVLEDDAYGLAAGDFGVPFAALVPERTFFVASLSKSLAGGLRVAFLTSPPRYLSAIKAAISDMVWMTPPLMADIARRWIEDGTADHTLKIKRAEAQRRTELTGQMMADLDITMQKTSYFAWFKLPAPWTAREFARLAKENDLLVSTDDIFAVGRGALPHALRLSISGPETTDDLVRGLTTIRTILELD from the coding sequence GTGGCCATTGCCGATGCCATTGAGGAAGACATCAAGCATGGGCGCCTCAAGCAGGGAGCCAAGATGCCCACCCACCGGGATTTGGCAGATGCCCTTGGCGTGACCGTGGGAACGGTGACACGCGGCTATGCCGAGGCGGCCCGACGCGGCTTGCTGCGCGGGGAGACCGGGCGCGGCACCTTTGTGGGACGCACCTTCCAGCAGCAGCTCATCTGCCACCATGAGAACCTCAAGCGCGGCGTGGTGGATATGAAAGTCACCCTGCCGTTCGAGCCGCTGTCCCCTGATCTGGGCAAGACCCTCAGGGAAATCGCCGACGATCCCGCTTCCCAGCGATTGCTGGAATACTATCCTTCCGTGGGCAGGCTGGTGGATCGCGAAGCCGGGGCCGAATGGTTGCGAAGGTACAATCTGGACATCCTGCCCGACAACATCTGTCTGACCGTGGGCGGCCAGAACAGCCTCACCGTTGCGCTGACAGCCATGTTCCGCCCCGGCGACACCATCGCCGTGGAGCGTCTCACCTATCCGCTTATCAAGACTCTGGCCCACCGCTTTCATCTCAAGCTTGTCACCGTGGAGCAGGATGAACTCGGCATGATCCCGGAGTCGCTGGAAGAGGTGTGCCGCACGCAGACCGTGCGCGGCATATATGTCATGCCCACCTGCCAGAATCCCACCACCGCGCGCATGCCGGAATACCGCCGACATGAGATCGCGGACACGGCCCGCCGTTATGACCTCACGGTGCTGGAAGATGACGCCTACGGCCTTGCCGCCGGAGACTTCGGCGTCCCCTTTGCGGCGCTGGTACCGGAACGAACTTTTTTCGTCGCCTCCCTCTCCAAGTCCCTGGCTGGCGGATTGCGCGTGGCCTTCCTGACCTCTCCACCCCGCTACCTGAGTGCGATCAAGGCAGCCATCTCGGACATGGTCTGGATGACACCGCCCCTCATGGCAGACATCGCCCGTCGATGGATCGAGGATGGGACGGCGGACCACACATTGAAGATCAAGCGTGCTGAAGCCCAACGCAGGACCGAACTGACCGGACAGATGATGGCTGATTTGGACATCACCATGCAGAAGACCAGCTACTTCGCGTGGTTCAAACTGCCTGCCCCATGGACGGCCCGGGAGTTTGCCCGACTGGCCAAGGAGAACGACCTCCTTGTCTCCACCGACGACATCTTCGCGGTGGGGCGCGGCGCACTTCCCCATGCATTGCGCCTCAGCATCAGCGGGCCCGAGACAACCGACGACCTCGTGCGGGGACTGACCACCATCCGGACCATTCTGGAGCTGGACTAA
- a CDS encoding SDR family oxidoreductase yields MDDRPVLVLGSTGYVGGRLVPLLLERGHKVRAAGRSIEKIKSRPWGNNPNVEAVQADMHDAESLKLAADGCRAAFYLVHSMGRPTRDFAEQERDAAYNMVRAAGKANLERIIYLGGLGEDLDDRPLSKHLRSRAEVGRILTLGPAKVTTLRAAQIIGSGSSSFEMIRYLADRLPMMVTPTWVRTKAQPIAIRNVLGYLAGCLENDETAGLTLDIGGPDILNYTELFKLYSEVAGIPKRHILPLPFLSPRLSSFWVSMITPVPMTLIRSLIDGLRNEVICRNDDITRLVPQDLLSCREAIRRALEKTEHQKVETCLFDVGSACMPEWAGAHDPDYAGGTRFDMGYKARLQGDPKKVWEVVQRIGGEQGWYYGDPLWRLRGFIDRILAGPGMSRGRPHGDKPKVGDALDFWRIIASDEGKRLLLLAEMRLPGEALLEFKLETHWENAVDISMTARFLPRGLTGILYWYAMYPFHVVLFKNMIENISSHAGTHVYSPPERIRND; encoded by the coding sequence ATGGATGACCGCCCGGTTCTGGTTCTCGGCTCCACCGGATATGTAGGAGGCCGCCTCGTACCGCTCCTGCTGGAGCGCGGCCACAAGGTGCGCGCTGCAGGACGCAGCATAGAGAAGATCAAATCTCGCCCATGGGGAAACAACCCCAATGTGGAAGCAGTGCAGGCGGATATGCATGACGCCGAATCTCTGAAGCTGGCCGCTGATGGGTGCCGTGCCGCCTTCTATCTGGTCCATTCCATGGGCCGCCCCACGCGGGACTTTGCCGAACAGGAACGGGACGCGGCCTACAACATGGTCCGCGCCGCCGGGAAAGCCAATCTGGAACGCATCATTTATCTTGGCGGCTTGGGCGAAGATCTGGATGACCGCCCGCTCTCCAAGCATCTCCGCTCCCGCGCCGAGGTGGGACGCATCCTCACGCTGGGTCCGGCCAAGGTCACGACGCTGCGCGCAGCCCAGATAATCGGCTCCGGCTCGTCTTCCTTTGAAATGATCCGCTATCTGGCGGACCGCCTGCCTATGATGGTCACCCCCACATGGGTGCGCACCAAGGCCCAGCCCATCGCCATCCGTAACGTGTTGGGCTACCTTGCCGGTTGCCTTGAAAACGACGAAACCGCAGGACTGACCCTCGACATCGGCGGTCCGGACATTCTGAACTACACCGAGCTGTTCAAGCTCTATTCCGAAGTGGCAGGCATCCCCAAGCGACACATTTTGCCGCTGCCGTTCCTTTCGCCGAGGCTGTCCTCCTTCTGGGTGTCCATGATCACGCCCGTGCCCATGACATTGATTCGCTCGCTCATCGACGGTCTGCGCAACGAGGTGATCTGCCGCAACGACGACATCACGCGCCTCGTGCCGCAAGACCTTCTCTCCTGTCGCGAGGCCATTCGCCGCGCGCTGGAAAAGACCGAGCACCAGAAGGTGGAGACCTGCCTGTTCGACGTGGGCAGTGCCTGCATGCCGGAATGGGCCGGAGCACACGACCCCGATTATGCGGGCGGTACCCGGTTCGACATGGGCTACAAGGCGCGCCTGCAGGGCGATCCCAAGAAGGTATGGGAAGTGGTACAGCGCATCGGCGGCGAACAGGGCTGGTATTACGGCGACCCGCTGTGGCGTTTGCGCGGTTTCATCGACCGCATACTGGCAGGCCCGGGCATGTCCCGTGGCCGTCCCCATGGCGACAAGCCCAAAGTCGGTGACGCGCTGGACTTCTGGCGGATCATCGCCAGTGATGAAGGCAAGCGGCTTCTGCTGCTGGCCGAGATGCGTCTGCCCGGCGAGGCATTGCTGGAGTTCAAGCTGGAGACCCACTGGGAAAACGCGGTGGACATTTCCATGACCGCCCGGTTCCTGCCGCGCGGCTTGACCGGCATCCTTTACTGGTACGCCATGTATCCATTCCACGTGGTGCTCTTCAAGAACATGATCGAGAATATCTCCAGCCATGCCGGGACCCATGTTTATTCCCCGCCTGAACGCATACGGAACGATTAG